The sequence below is a genomic window from Salvelinus namaycush isolate Seneca chromosome 2, SaNama_1.0, whole genome shotgun sequence.
AATGGCGGGTGTGTGCAGGGGCataggctgattggtggtggtgccCATTCTTCCTCTCAATCAGAAGTTGTTTTGTAGCATGCAGTCTACCCCAGATGCTTTTAATGTTCGATATGAAAGTCTACCCCAGATGCTTTTAATGTTCGATATGAAAGTCTACCCCAGATGCTTTTAATGTTCGATATGAAAGTCTCccccagttgctttgaatgtttgAAATCTTAGTGTAAGGacacttttaaagcctcaaaggGTAAGACGATCCAACTTTCAAAAATAGTcctttttggctagccacagcattcaactagctagctatgtagctgTTTAGCTTTCACATTCAAGCGTTCAAACAATGAACAAACTTGTGAGCTACCAgatgttcttgtcaaactgtcaagagagtagctagcaagcaacaataTATGCTAAATCACAGTCTAGAAACCACTTAAGGGCATTTGACCTTTCAGACAAAtcacatggccaggaatcagatttatGTGATTTCaaaatgtggcttgaaatatctgattccatgtgctttttgtcTGTGCAGACTACAGGAAAAATATCAGATTTGACTCAACTATATACATAAATTTTTTGTATTTGAGTCAAACTTCAAACTGCCACTCTGGCGTTGCAGTTGGGTTGGACATAAAACTAGAAAACATTTATTTGACAGGTATAAAATATGTTCTTCGTTTGCGTTGACTTTGACATGATTAAGATTTGACATATCAAAGATATTTAATTTGGGGCTTTCTGTAGAGGCCAAAGCGAATCGGATGACGATCTGATTTCCGGTCAGTTTTGCTCTTACTTGCAAAACAGTACTTGGTTATGATTTGAGCAAGATACATTGATCCCAGATCTGCGTTTACCGGTAACTTCCGTGTGCTGGCGACCACGTGTCGGTGCGCTGACCAATGGCAACGCTACTAGCTATAGCTGAACGAAGCCATGTGAGGATCTGTAAAATGGCGGCGCAGTGGCGTGGAAAAGATCAGCATATAATCACCGGCAACACGGACTTTCTGACCACAAACACATTCAATGAGGTACGGCTTTAATACATAATTTTTCTGCATACATGTGGCCAAATAAAAGTTACTTGTACCACTTGGCTTTGACTATTTTTCGTGTTTGAAAAAGGCAAACCAGCACGCAGTGCCTACACGTGGATGTGAACGGCTAgtagtagctaacgttagctgcgaGTCGCATGGTGGCATGGGAAAATAACTGCTGGTGACACAAGTATTCAACTATAATGTCTCCATTATTTCACCATTTAGTTCGGCATAAAACAATTTCATTGGCTTTCTGCAAAGTAATACCTGTCTAAGTTGCAGTGACAGTAAATTTAATGTACTATAATTATGTAAGGAGTCAGCCAAGTTTCTTCTCTACTCGGAAAAGGCGATGTTCTGTCTGCTGCTAACGTTTATAGTTGCTGGACACCTAAAGACTGGTCGTGTTGGGTATGCGGAAGCTGGCAACAATGAATTGTCGGTTGGCGTCAATCAAAAGCAAATGATAAGATTCGACTGAGTTTATTCTGCATTCACGTGGCTGCCGATATGCATATTTAGCAAAGTAGTGGAACGTACACACTCACTGTCCCATACATATTCAGACAGGGACACGTTACTTTTGTAATGTTGTAACTGTTACCTATGTCAACCATGGGCTCATACAGAGGTACATCTAATTCCGCTACAATGCACCCTTATTTTACTCGTTTTTATATCATTGTATTTCAATTGCCTTTGCGTACCACCCATTTCAGTAAATATTCTCCATATATCATTAACACCTGTCAACACTGGTCTCACACCCAGGGTCTTGTTTTGCTTAACTAGCTATAGCCGCTCTACTCTTGTGGGAAACGTTCATGATAAACAGAGTTGTAGCTAGTGTGATTGTATAGGCCTAACATTGACGTTAATAGGAGTGAGTGTCAGGCACCTAGTAGCCTACAATGGCCTATTTCAACGCTGTCCACGTCTTTATACTACTGTACTATCCCCGCTCAATTAAAATAATTTATATTTCCTGAGAGGTAATGAGGGATTAGTACATAGGGACCCAatgggctctggtccaaagtagtgtactatataaggaatagggtgccatttggaacgggctcaataataaataaaaaataacgttACGCGACGCTTTTCTGTTTTCCCCAGTCTGAACATTTTACAATGCTCCCATTGTTACTATTCGCTGTTGGATCTCATCTCCCACACACTTATTGGTTGGGTGAAACTGAGAAAAGAACACTGACTGGAAactctcccaaatggcaccctactccctatagtgcactacttttgaccagagaatgggccttggtcaaaagtagtgcactgcactTCATATGTAATAGGATGCCATATGGGATGCAAGCTTGTGACTATCACGTTTCTCAAGATCCATTTGGATCTATAAGCCCtcgtcataagtagtgcactgcatttgGGAATAGGGTGTAGGGACGTAGGCCCATAATCATATTATAGACAGTGTCCCagcaacaaccaccaccacacccaGGGAGGGGCCCGTTGTTGTCAAGGAGTGACAGTGCGGACTAGTGTGCTATGGGCTAACTGTCACTTTTTATGACAAGACAACGCATGTCCTTATGATGCGAGACACTTTGTGCTGCTGTTTTTACACCTCGTTGGATACATCAAACTGAAGAGTGGGAATGACTGTCTGAACATTTCCCTCCTCCGCCCCCGCCACAGGGCTCTTCAACAGTCtgaaaacatgcacacacactcattctGATGGGAGGAAGCATACAAACGCAGCCTCAACAAACACTAATGACTAGCAGCTTGTTTTATCGTATTCAGACTGCCCTTTGAGTTATGTTACTCAAGTGTATTTTAGTAGAAATGTGTTAACTTTCTCAATCTTTCCTTAATTCCCCCCATCCTTCCTCTTTGCCACTTTCTGTAAATACATTAAAGAAGAACGTCAGAAGGGAGGGACCTttggaccttctcctccaatacgGTTGGGAAAGAGACGAGGAGATGGGATGCGGGGAATCACAAAAAGACTTATGATCGAGCAACTGTTTCtgtaggctgcgtttacacaggagGCCCAATTCAGATATTTTTGCTTgctcttttgaccaatcagatcagatcttttTCCAATATTTGGGCAGCCTATTTGCCTGACTCGTGATTGAACTTGTTCTCCCTTTCTGATCTTGTTGCTTGTTACAGGCTGTCCTGGGTAAAGGGGAAGTCAGTGATCTGGAAATGGACACTCACTCCTGCCTGGACCCTTCCATCCTGGCTATGTTTGAAGACTCCGCCGTAGCTGCAGAGGTCAGTATCAGGACACAATGTTGGCCAACATTCAGATatactggggtgtattcattacgctgATTCTGTCGTAAAACGTTTCTTAAAAGAAGGCAAACGAAACGGGGAGGgaactacctgaatttgtccaatagaaactctaacTTTGTTCTTTGCTACCGTTTGGGTCTTAAACGGTTTCCGTAATGAATACGCCCCTGATGTAGACCCTGTTCCCATCCGAGACAGGTTCTACATCTTATCAAACAAATTCTGATTTTTTAGAATCTTCCAATGGGTCTAGAGTAGAACCTTTTAGTGTCAACTAAGGGCCTTTTACACTATTAGAATAGCTCTTTCATGTCGTTATTATGAGTTGGGACAGCCTGCGGGACCTAAAGCTGAGTAAATATCAACACGCAGCGTTAACTAGGGAATATCATGTTTCCAAGTGGGGTTCCCTGCATTTTCTAGTGTCCATTTGGAGTCGCGTGCAGAAAAACTCCTGGTTTACAGTAACTTGTCCAATTAGAAACAGAAATGAGAGATGCcatttgtattatttttaatTAATTCAATTTATTTCAGAAATGAATGACATTTGTTTTTCAGACTAGGAGCAGACTGGATGAGGAGAGTGAGTCCACGTTGTTGACAGCTCTAACAGAGATACTGGACAGTGTTGACGATGAGACCCTGTCTCCCTTTGACACCCTGCCTGACACTGGGCTCTTCTCTGACCAGAGGCTACGGGACAACTCACCGGTGGGTAAAACCaagtgtgggtctgtgtgtgtgattcagAGTAACCAgcagtcctactctgagacgctgtgTGAATACAGTCCCAGGTGTTGTTGATTTGATGACAATCAGGGGTACTGCTTTTATTTTGGTTTTATCTGGAAGTCATGGTGAAAATGGTGTCTGTGGGAGGACGtgattgttgttttgtaattacgATATTTCTCCTGTTTGGTATGTTTCTCCAGTTGAGGCGGCTGCTGAGTTTCACACGGTCTCCACCTGATAAAGAAGCACTCTTTCGTTCCATAAAGACCCCCTCTTCATCttcatccccctcttcctctgtTGGAAAGGTAGAAACCTCATCCCTTTCTGTTTTatggaagtgtgtgtgtcagattaaGATTAGCCATACTACTACTGGTAATCCCACCCGTTAATCTAGGTTTACAGAGGTCATTTCAATGATAAAAGAACCACTAGAAGAGTGCTCTCGAACCATGTTCCTGGAAGctatcctcctgtaggttttcactccaaccctgttcctggaagcaaccctcctgtaggttttcactccaaccctgttcctggaagctatcctcctgtaggttttcactccaaccctgttcctggaagcaaccctcctgtaggttttcactccaaccctattTGTAACTAACCTGGGGTGTATTTATTACACCTTGCAACGGAAACCGTTTAATGTTTAAGAAGCAAACATAATGAAACGGGGAGGGTCCtacttgaatttgtccaatagaaactcgaTTTTATTGCAAAACGTTTTCCATTTGGAGTAAACTGTTTCTGTTGCAGAACAGTCATTTAGCTGTGGCGCTTCGCTTTTTTACGTCACTGAGcagatttcaggtctgctgactgcaaacttgaacattgtgaaatTCTGTGGAACTTCCGGCGCGCGTTTACTGTGACCACTGAGCCTGTACCAGCTTTAAGTTAGttagtaggctactgtggctatttgatcatcatgtaggcctaccagagtagCCTACCATCAGAAACAAGGGAGACAAATGCCTCCCATAAcgttttaacatggaaatagctgttctatcattcagcctgcagtagcagccaatgtgtggtgttcaatataggcgtacattccatgagactttggGGGGggaaacatgcagggcttgacatgaacctgtttatccacttgtccttcatacaaggaggtgactgaaaaatgttgtttgatgcaagaaaccaataaaaacaaaataaaacaaaataaaatgcaCAATTATTTCCATACcgttattacagagaatcagacaaattatgctaccctctgcctattggctacttagcttattcaagcctgtctcaaaatacaacactgcccctttaagacatgcaaatgctctttacctgactggcatttcaaagatgtctagaaatgcacacgctttgtgctcttgtaggaagcaaccactccccccATTGTTAAGTACAAAccctttgtgctcttgtaggaagcaaccactccccccATTGTTAAGTACAAACgctttgtgctcttgtaggaagcaaccactccccccATTGTTAAGTACAAACgctttgtgctcttgtaggaagcaaccactccccccATTGTTAAGTACAAACgctttgtgctcttgtaggaagcaaccactccccccATTGCTAAGTACAAACgctttgtgctcttgtaggaagcaaccactccccccATTGCTAAGTACAAACgctttgtgctcttgtaggaagcaaccactccccccATTGCTAAGTACAAACgctttgtgctcttgtaggaagcaaccactccccccATTGTTAAGTACAAACgctttgtgctcttgtaggaagcaaccactccccccATTGTTAAGTACAAACgctttgtgctcttgtaggaagcaaccactccccccATTGCTAAGTACAAACgctttgtgctcttgtaggaagcaaccactccccccATTGCTAAGTACAAACgctttgtgctcttgtaggaagcaaccactccccccATTGTTAAGTACAAACgctttgtgctcttgtaggaagcaaccactccccccATTGCTAAGTACAAACgctttgtgctcttgtaggaagcaaccactccccccATTGTTAAGTACAAACgctttgtgctcttgtaggaagcaaccactccccccATTGTTAAGTACAAACgctttgtgctcttgtaggaagcaaccactccccccATTGTTAagtacaaatgatctataactgggctaataactcactaactagcaaaggatatgaacacaTGTGCACAGGTGCCTACATGCAGCcttcgctttgatctcaaaacaagcacatgcTGTCCAGTGGCCATATatgatccatatatggcaatggctattttcatataggcctactgcagctctgattggttatggtgcACTGGTCTGTGTAGTGGTGcttgtcaatgcaatagaatcctactccgatgcgttctgcATACAAGAAAATCTCTTGCACAGTTCgttttgcatactaagtcttgcgtagttcgttttgtttcggtatgttgcattgaaagtggctaacattgcgttgattcgatcccaattcccacagtaaagggaaacgttgatagtgttaactaacgggGAAAACTAGAAAGTCGAGTGAGGTTCAGTCTCGTGCTTCTCTGCGCGGGCTGATATTTAATCTGCGTGGCAGTCCGAGGCGAGCTGCGCCCCCACGCATGCACCGTCACGCAAAGAAAATATTTCTGTCGAGGggcactttgaagatgctggaaCAGTCAACATTTACTTTTCCTCTGCaaacaaaacaagttacgaataGAAAAATCTGACAACCCCATtgtagaattatttatttctatgCAAGATAAATATTCCTCTCGAGGCACATTCAAGTAAGTTATGAGTACCATAGGAAGAGCCCTGCGCTGGAGTAACTTGTTTGATTTCAAATAAGAAAAATGGTCTAAGATTTACATTCGTTTTAATGTACTAAATAAAATGTCTATCATAATAAATTTGACATACATTTGTATGGGATTGGGTTGTGTCATAGTTTGGAAATCATATACGAAAAATATTAGTGTACTAGACTGTGGGATTGAGTTTGTCATGAAAAATATTAGTGTAATAGACTGTGGGATTGAGTTTGTCATGAAAAATAATACAGAGAATGATATCTTTATTAAAAATAGAGAAATAGCGAGCGCGATTATGAGCATAGCTGGCTCTGCTGGAATAACAGTCTTGACGTCATTCTTCCTTACAGGTTGAGACAGTCATTACTGACAGACCCAGGAGGGCTAGGCTAACTCCCAGAGCCCAGGGCTCTTCCACATCCATACAGAGGAGCGATGGAGAGGAGGACGAGGGCGGCAAGGTCCACATTCACAGTCCGCCTCGGGGCTTCAATCTGACCAATCAGGACTCGAGAAAACTTTCccttgaccaatcagaagtcagAGCGCTGAACTCTGTAGAGAAGGACCATGGCTACTCCTCTACAGTGTCCCTGGTGGACCTGGTGAAACTCATGCACCCCTACTGCCTGAGGGTGTGCCTGGATGAGGAGGGGAAGGACTGGGTCGGCACATCCAGGCAGGAGGCCTCCTCCCTGGGGGAACGGAGCGCGGACCAGAGAGTACCCCTGGAGGGCGAGGTGTGGAGGTATACGAAGCCTGGTTCGGAAGAGAGCGACGAGGAAATTGATGTGGACGGATCAGATGACGAGTGTCCCTCGGGAGGAGGGATGAAGGATGAGAAAGAGGGGGGTGGAGAACAGGGAAGTAAAGGTGAAGAAGTGAAGCAACTAAAAAGTCTACTTGTGAAGTGGGACGTGTCCCAAGAAGGCCAGAAGACCAAGAACAAAAAAAGAGTGAGTTTCGGACCCGTCCTGGTGACATCCTACGAGCTACCAGAAACAGACACACTTGACTTAAACGTGCTCCCGGACTTGAGCGAGCTCACCAGTCAAATCCCCATTTTTGACTTCAACACCAAAACAACAACCTTTTCCCTCACAACATCCTCTCCAGAGTCTTCAGCAGAATCTTCAAAGGACAACCAACATCCGgttgtaactgacttgcctgaaAGGACCGGAGATAAGTCGTCGTCGTCGTCGGAGCCTCCACCACAGCAAGGCGAGTCCAAGCCAAGACCGGCCCTCAGTCTTCAGCAGTACCGCCTGCTGCGCCAGCAGAAAAGACTACCCCTGGTGGTGAAACCTGAGAATTACACCACCAAATGGCCCTCTCTATCTGAAACCCCCAAGGAGTTGCCTCCTATACCCTATTTGCAAGGACCTAAATATAAAGTTTGGGGACCGACGACCACACATCATTACATAGGAAGTAAAACAGGGGATGATGTCAGTGGATTCAAGCCTATATCTAAGACTAGGACAAAGATTGTCTCTCCTGCTTGTCCCAGTAAACCTGGTAAAGGCATTGGCATCAATGGATCAAAGCCTGTAAGAAGTGGGACTAAGACTTCTCCTGCCAGCTCAGCTTTAAAGCCCAAACGCAACTCAATGGAAGCTAAATCTGCTAATTATGTTGGTGTATTAAAGCGTATTTGGACTGAGACCATCTCTCCTGCTAGTCCCTTACCAAGTCCCAACCTGAACTCCAACTCAGTGGCGGGTCTGGGCCAGAACAGGACGGGCCCAGAAAAGAGTGCTGTTGCTGTCAGTAGCGACCCCCCAAACCCTGTCCTGGTCCCACTACCAGGAACCCGTCCATCTTTGGATGGATTTGATAGGAGCCATGGGACCAACCAGGAGAAGCAGGAACAATCTCTACCTCTGTCCACCACCCAGGAGTCTCCGGCGCCCAAGCCCAAAATGGTGTTCTGCAACCGGGATCCAAGCCTGAAGAGCACCAGTCTCCTCCTTGAGATCCAGCGGAGGTTCTCCACCAAACAACCATTACGGAAAGCACTTCACACCCAAAACACTGCAGAGACCACGAAACAAGGGGATCAGCTTCGCTCTCTCAGTCCAAGGAAAGGGGTCGAGACCGTACCAGAAGGGTCCAAGTTTTCCCCAAGTGCACCAGTAATGGC
It includes:
- the LOC120023412 gene encoding peroxisome proliferator-activated receptor gamma coactivator-related protein 1-like, yielding MAAQWRGKDQHIITGNTDFLTTNTFNEAVLGKGEVSDLEMDTHSCLDPSILAMFEDSAVAAETRSRLDEESESTLLTALTEILDSVDDETLSPFDTLPDTGLFSDQRLRDNSPLRRLLSFTRSPPDKEALFRSIKTPSSSSSPSSSVGKVETVITDRPRRARLTPRAQGSSTSIQRSDGEEDEGGKVHIHSPPRGFNLTNQDSRKLSLDQSEVRALNSVEKDHGYSSTVSLVDLVKLMHPYCLRVCLDEEGKDWVGTSRQEASSLGERSADQRVPLEGEVWRYTKPGSEESDEEIDVDGSDDECPSGGGMKDEKEGGGEQGSKGEEVKQLKSLLVKWDVSQEGQKTKNKKRVSFGPVLVTSYELPETDTLDLNVLPDLSELTSQIPIFDFNTKTTTFSLTTSSPESSAESSKDNQHPVVTDLPERTGDKSSSSSEPPPQQGESKPRPALSLQQYRLLRQQKRLPLVVKPENYTTKWPSLSETPKELPPIPYLQGPKYKVWGPTTTHHYIGSKTGDDVSGFKPISKTRTKIVSPACPSKPGKGIGINGSKPVRSGTKTSPASSALKPKRNSMEAKSANYVGVLKRIWTETISPASPLPSPNLNSNSVAGLGQNRTGPEKSAVAVSSDPPNPVLVPLPGTRPSLDGFDRSHGTNQEKQEQSLPLSTTQESPAPKPKMVFCNRDPSLKSTSLLLEIQRRFSTKQPLRKALHTQNTAETTKQGDQLRSLSPRKGVETVPEGSKFSPSAPVMASSSSRPSVHPPTHAVVAPYPEMERAKRVALGNLPHVQLSTSPESSTCIQTPTCSTGIEATDLTSLLERFEETQAKEETESEPEGSPDRSPVGDEELSSNTEGMLTLLGAYLLSTQEKLCLPEPAGFPELVNTLKPLRTPGPLRTPEPLRTPEPLRTPETLRTPETLRTLERCDTQEPLSTQNVLSTQEQAPAQPRWKPLTPVAPQRKQPATPKPLPPKAIQIINPCPLTPKKAHPLHPKPPVNPPEFQTPVSVSSDHDYCLSQDQPGSNTTMLCSKKQTILPDHQPIPNPSSVPGTENPGKHLRQQQPMDSRTVPETELPSDSAPPSTESSPSRTDAITAGETQEKRTSPCIPSPPSPSPPARGRRSSRRYRTRSSCSDSSSRSPSSSSSSSSSSSSPSRSRSPPRKRFCPRRSESSSSSSSSCSSSVSRSPVPCRYRLPYPQSWNRSRSTSKSWTQSGSRSRSRSPSTLAHSRAQRWKDCCSSNRDSRKRKRQQEMRNQKLKAIDERRVVYVGRIQRTMMHAELRERFSLFGEVEECTLHFRDRGDHYGFVTFYNMKDAFSAIENGYKLRRPDELPFDLCFGGRRQFCKSTYADLDSNREEEDPTPAKSEEEELDFDTLLKQAQKGLKR